The proteins below come from a single Chryseobacterium sp. MA9 genomic window:
- a CDS encoding alpha/beta hydrolase: MKIYIVSGLGADFKVLERIEFPKHCELIFIDWLIPEKNEPFDAYVKRMAEKVDDSEPFCLLGYSFGGIIVQEINLLKPAEKVVILGSIKSDKEKSKFIKTGEVTKIPRILPVGLFNDKAANVYAVIRKLFDPKNPKLLQYFKVRDPYYLKWSVEKVSEWKFDENPNVIQILGDKDIVFPIRYSKPDYVIKGGTHLFPATKSKEVSKILNEVFCEN, translated from the coding sequence ATGAAAATTTATATCGTTAGCGGTCTGGGAGCAGACTTTAAAGTCCTTGAAAGAATAGAGTTTCCCAAACACTGTGAATTGATTTTTATAGACTGGCTTATTCCTGAAAAAAATGAGCCTTTCGATGCCTATGTCAAAAGAATGGCGGAAAAAGTAGATGATTCTGAGCCGTTCTGCCTGTTAGGATATTCTTTTGGAGGAATTATTGTACAGGAAATCAATTTATTGAAACCTGCGGAGAAAGTAGTTATCCTGGGAAGTATAAAATCTGACAAAGAAAAATCTAAATTTATAAAGACAGGTGAAGTTACCAAAATCCCCAGAATATTACCTGTAGGCTTGTTCAACGATAAGGCCGCCAATGTATATGCTGTTATCCGAAAGCTTTTTGATCCTAAAAATCCAAAACTTCTGCAATATTTTAAAGTAAGAGATCCTTATTATCTGAAATGGTCTGTAGAAAAAGTTTCCGAATGGAAGTTTGATGAAAATCCCAATGTGATTCAGATATTGGGTGATAAAGACATTGTTTTTCCCATTCGTTATTCCAAACCGGATTACGTAATAAAAGGAGGAACGCATCTTTTTCCGGCTACGAAATCCAAAGAAGTTTCCAAAATACTGAATGAAGTATTTTGTGAAAATTGA
- a CDS encoding ammonium transporter, whose translation MKIGLKWIVSFSVITLVAIGGLFWNPAADIPDTGEFLTEDKIVGADVAWILAAAGLVLLMTPGLSFFYGGMVGRKNVISTMLQSFIALGVISMVWVVVGFSLSFGESLGVTIAGKHYGIIGNPLSYPFFNGVGNLPHKMMAPTIPFILFALFQMKFAVITPAIITGSFAERVRFISYLLFIVLFSIFIYTPLCHMVWHPDGLLNKYFGVKDFAGGTVVHMSAGFAALAGAMVVGNRKNPHHEPSNIPYVLLGTGMLWFGWFGFNAGSALSASASAATAFGTTTIASASAMMTWIFFDRINGRSVSALGACIGAVVGLVAITPGCGFVSIQESLFIGFITAVVSNIMVNWKVLKKVDDTLDVFACHGVGGIMGMILTAIFAHGEKASLLHGGINVFLHHMAALVLVSVFTFFGSLLLYKITNSIITLRVSEESENKGLDLSQHEESFS comes from the coding sequence ATGAAAATAGGATTAAAATGGATCGTTTCATTCTCTGTTATCACACTTGTAGCAATCGGAGGTTTGTTCTGGAATCCGGCTGCGGATATTCCTGATACAGGAGAATTTTTAACTGAAGATAAAATCGTAGGTGCTGATGTCGCCTGGATTCTTGCCGCCGCAGGACTTGTTCTGTTAATGACACCGGGACTTTCCTTCTTTTATGGAGGAATGGTTGGCAGAAAAAATGTGATTTCTACCATGTTACAGAGTTTTATCGCCTTAGGAGTGATCTCTATGGTATGGGTGGTAGTAGGTTTTTCTTTGTCTTTCGGTGAATCTTTGGGTGTTACCATTGCCGGGAAACATTATGGTATCATTGGAAACCCTCTCAGTTATCCCTTTTTTAACGGAGTAGGGAATCTACCTCATAAAATGATGGCTCCTACTATTCCTTTTATCCTTTTTGCTTTATTTCAAATGAAATTTGCCGTTATTACTCCGGCAATTATTACGGGATCGTTTGCAGAAAGGGTTCGTTTTATTTCTTATTTATTATTCATTGTCCTTTTCAGCATTTTTATTTATACACCGCTTTGTCATATGGTATGGCATCCTGATGGTCTTTTGAACAAATATTTTGGAGTAAAAGACTTCGCAGGAGGAACTGTAGTGCATATGAGTGCGGGATTTGCAGCACTTGCCGGAGCCATGGTGGTTGGAAACAGAAAAAATCCGCATCATGAGCCTTCCAATATTCCGTATGTACTTCTGGGAACAGGAATGCTGTGGTTCGGATGGTTCGGATTTAATGCAGGATCTGCACTGAGTGCTTCTGCTTCTGCAGCTACAGCTTTTGGAACGACTACAATAGCCTCTGCTTCTGCGATGATGACCTGGATATTTTTTGACAGAATTAATGGGAGAAGTGTTTCCGCTTTGGGAGCCTGCATCGGAGCTGTGGTAGGACTTGTAGCGATTACTCCCGGATGTGGTTTTGTGAGTATTCAGGAAAGTCTTTTTATCGGATTTATTACTGCTGTAGTTTCTAATATAATGGTGAACTGGAAAGTTTTAAAGAAAGTAGATGATACATTGGATGTCTTTGCCTGTCATGGAGTAGGAGGAATTATGGGAATGATTCTTACCGCCATCTTTGCCCATGGTGAAAAAGCGAGTCTGCTTCACGGAGGAATTAATGTTTTTCTTCATCATATGGCTGCACTAGTTTTGGTTTCCGTTTTTACATTTTTCGGTTCGCTGCTTTTGTATAAGATTACAAATTCTATTATTACTCTCAGAGTTTCAGAAGAATCTGAAAATAAAGGTCTTGATCTTTCTCAGCATGAGGAAAGTTTCAGCTGA
- a CDS encoding FMN-dependent NADH-azoreductase: MKILIINASVRNERSYSRKLTQLFVENWKTKYPLDTFTYREAGTDTIPNIDESWIAGAFKKPENRTEENQKPLQLSNELVKELREHDLYVIGTPMYNWSIPAGLKAYIDQVMRINETWKFRSGVPDGDYVGLLENKKMFILSTRGDTGYGENEKNGHINFQTTYLKHIFGIMGVNDITVYSLDNEEFGGEVFENSKNKIFEAIESIQ, translated from the coding sequence ATGAAAATATTGATTATCAATGCCAGTGTAAGAAATGAAAGATCTTACAGCAGAAAACTAACCCAGCTTTTCGTTGAAAACTGGAAAACAAAATATCCACTTGACACTTTCACCTACAGAGAAGCCGGAACTGATACTATTCCCAATATTGATGAATCCTGGATAGCAGGAGCATTCAAGAAACCTGAAAACAGAACTGAAGAAAATCAAAAACCTTTACAGCTTAGTAATGAACTGGTAAAAGAACTCAGAGAGCATGATCTATATGTCATCGGAACTCCAATGTATAACTGGTCTATTCCGGCCGGATTGAAGGCTTATATTGACCAGGTAATGCGGATTAATGAAACCTGGAAATTCAGATCCGGAGTTCCGGATGGTGATTACGTAGGTCTCCTTGAAAACAAAAAAATGTTTATCCTCTCAACACGCGGTGATACCGGATATGGAGAAAATGAAAAGAACGGACATATCAATTTTCAAACTACCTATCTGAAACATATTTTCGGGATCATGGGTGTGAATGATATTACGGTTTATTCCTTAGATAATGAAGAATTTGGAGGTGAAGTTTTTGAAAATTCAAAAAATAAAATATTTGAAGCGATTGAATCAATTCAATAA
- a CDS encoding Crp/Fnr family transcriptional regulator, with translation METLIKSILQHVQLSPEEITVCKSFWTEKTLEKGDFLLRNGEICRYDSYIISGVLKAFCINEENGNEEILFLAIDHWWATDIASFSKQKPSIYNIQAVEKTKLLQISHQSFQKMLKEIPSLEKYFRIILEGYLGTLEKRVVFNHMYKAEQKYYDFLNTYPDISSRVPQYLIASYLGVSAEFISRIRKKNKSS, from the coding sequence ATGGAAACATTAATTAAGAGCATTCTGCAGCATGTTCAGCTAAGTCCAGAAGAAATAACTGTCTGTAAAAGTTTTTGGACAGAAAAAACATTGGAAAAAGGGGATTTTCTATTAAGAAACGGGGAAATCTGCCGGTATGACAGTTATATTATTTCGGGAGTTTTAAAAGCCTTTTGCATCAATGAAGAAAATGGAAATGAAGAAATCCTCTTTTTAGCCATTGACCATTGGTGGGCAACAGATATTGCCAGTTTTTCAAAACAAAAACCCTCCATTTATAATATACAGGCTGTAGAAAAAACAAAGCTCTTACAGATCAGCCATCAGTCTTTTCAAAAAATGCTGAAGGAAATTCCATCCTTGGAAAAATACTTCAGAATAATTCTGGAAGGTTATCTTGGAACTCTTGAAAAAAGAGTTGTGTTCAATCATATGTACAAAGCCGAACAAAAATATTATGATTTCCTGAATACTTACCCTGATATTTCATCAAGAGTCCCTCAGTATCTGATTGCTTCCTATCTGGGAGTCTCCGCAGAATTTATCAGCAGAATCCGGAAAAAAAATAAATCCTCTTGA
- a CDS encoding L-serine ammonia-lyase — MESISVFEIIKVGIGPSSSHTMGPWNAAAAFIRIIKRERSIEEVKEVFLEFFGSLAKTGIGHGTDIAGMLGLNGEDFKTINTSKIDEKIEYIKSTQTINLGGEKIIPFVYGHHLILNMKKSLDFHPNGMIFRAVFEDGTELVQDFYSVGGGFIASQEKNSIQKQCVRTLYPCHKASDIAKYCEKLGFDKISDLIFMNEESWRTQEETRQEALYIWQQIKECIYKGVNKEGILPGGLNVSRRAAGINRKLLGDKIYKNKDEWFQQVVDAEENFTNINKWIACFALAVNEENASFGRIITAPTNGASGVIPAVLMYAQAFTSFTSEDDIVRFLLVAGEIGTLFKKNATISAAMGGCQAEIGVSSAMAAAGLTEILGGSVGQVLMAAEIAMEHHLGLTCDPIKGLVQIPCIERNTMGAMKAITAANIALESDPTKAKVTLDEVIQTMWETAQSMSDRFKETSEGGLAIAVNVPEC, encoded by the coding sequence ATGGAATCAATATCGGTTTTTGAGATTATTAAAGTAGGGATAGGCCCGTCCAGTTCGCATACGATGGGACCTTGGAATGCAGCTGCTGCATTCATCAGAATTATAAAAAGAGAAAGATCAATCGAAGAAGTTAAAGAGGTTTTTCTTGAATTTTTTGGCTCGCTCGCAAAAACGGGAATCGGGCACGGAACTGATATTGCAGGGATGCTTGGTTTAAATGGAGAAGATTTTAAGACGATCAATACTTCAAAAATTGATGAGAAAATAGAATATATCAAAAGTACTCAAACCATTAACCTGGGAGGGGAGAAAATTATTCCATTTGTCTATGGTCATCACTTGATTTTAAATATGAAAAAGAGCCTTGATTTTCACCCGAACGGAATGATCTTCAGAGCTGTTTTCGAAGACGGAACAGAGCTTGTGCAGGATTTTTATTCTGTAGGAGGCGGTTTTATTGCCAGCCAGGAAAAAAACTCAATTCAAAAGCAGTGTGTACGTACATTGTATCCTTGTCATAAGGCTTCGGATATTGCAAAATATTGTGAGAAACTGGGATTTGATAAAATTTCAGATTTAATTTTCATGAATGAAGAAAGCTGGAGAACTCAGGAAGAAACAAGACAGGAAGCGCTTTACATCTGGCAGCAGATCAAAGAATGTATTTATAAAGGCGTCAATAAGGAAGGAATTCTTCCAGGCGGACTGAATGTTTCCCGAAGAGCTGCGGGAATCAACAGAAAACTGCTAGGTGATAAAATTTATAAAAATAAAGATGAATGGTTCCAACAGGTTGTAGACGCTGAAGAAAACTTTACCAATATCAATAAATGGATTGCCTGTTTTGCACTGGCAGTGAATGAAGAGAATGCAAGTTTCGGAAGAATCATTACGGCACCTACCAATGGAGCGAGCGGAGTAATTCCGGCAGTATTGATGTACGCTCAGGCATTTACATCATTCACCAGTGAAGATGATATTGTAAGATTCTTGCTTGTAGCAGGAGAAATCGGGACATTATTCAAGAAAAACGCGACTATTTCTGCAGCGATGGGAGGATGTCAGGCTGAAATCGGAGTATCTTCCGCAATGGCAGCTGCCGGACTTACAGAGATTCTGGGTGGAAGTGTAGGACAGGTATTGATGGCAGCAGAAATTGCAATGGAACATCACCTTGGATTAACATGTGACCCAATCAAAGGACTGGTGCAGATTCCATGTATTGAAAGAAATACAATGGGCGCTATGAAAGCGATTACTGCAGCCAATATTGCACTGGAAAGTGATCCTACCAAGGCAAAAGTAACGTTAGACGAGGTAATTCAGACGATGTGGGAAACCGCTCAGTCCATGAGTGACCGTTTTAAAGAAACTTCGGAAGGCGGACTGGCCATTGCCGTAAACGTTCCGGAATGTTAA